From one Bradyrhizobium sp. Ash2021 genomic stretch:
- a CDS encoding TIGR02301 family protein — MSKKFSAYLLAILIIVPACHLGPARAQDAAAPFDGDLQRLAEILGTLHYLRGICGTNEGPKWRNEMQALIDAETPSGDRRARMIAGFNRGYNGFQQTYRTCTPAATVAIRRYIEEGSKISRDLTARYAN, encoded by the coding sequence ATGTCCAAGAAATTTTCGGCCTATTTGCTGGCCATTCTCATCATCGTCCCGGCCTGCCATCTCGGCCCCGCGCGGGCCCAGGATGCGGCGGCGCCGTTCGACGGCGACCTGCAGCGGCTGGCCGAGATCCTCGGCACGCTGCATTATCTGCGGGGCATCTGCGGCACCAATGAAGGTCCGAAATGGCGCAACGAAATGCAGGCGCTGATCGATGCCGAAACCCCCTCCGGCGACCGCCGCGCACGCATGATCGCAGGCTTCAACCGCGGCTATAACGGGTTTCAGCAGACTTACCGCACCTGCACCCCGGCGGCCACGGTGGCGATCCGCCGCTATATCGAAGAAGGCTCCAAGATCTCGCGCGACCTGACCGCGCGTTACGCGAATTAG
- a CDS encoding winged helix-turn-helix domain-containing protein produces the protein MNGRRDFQAKDALSFGPFSLLVAGRLLKRADEPIPLGGRALDVLITLTERAGEVVSYRELISIAWPNVTVDEANLRVQIATLRKALGDGEGGARYISNVAGRGYCFVAPVTRPIGRPIAAEGNADGERPRKLPPRLARMVGRDEAVRAVSEQLTMGRFVSIVGPGGIGKTTVAVSVAHALLNGFSGAVSFVDLGALTNPQLVPTAVASALGFMVQASDPFGSLVAFLGDKKILLILDNCEHVIESASVLAERVVSEAPQAHILATSREALRVEGERVHLLYSLDCPPADADLTAAEALKYPAAQLFMERATASGYSASLSDIDAPIVATICRRLDGIALAIELAASRTGSLGIHGIAELLDNRFSLLWHGRRTALPRHQTLNAMLDWSYSLLSECERVVLSRLSVFVGDFTLEAACYLASETEIDRASTTETLESLLAKSLISSIPVHGPTYYRLLDTTRAYAGAKLAERGEANRVARRHASFFSKFLQHDEIVQSRLGEQDLSGYTSHIGNVRAALEWAFSADGDVAVGVELATWAAPLFIGLSLLEECDRWCERALACLDNAARGTRQEMILQEALALSSMYISGNADRVRAAIERGLALEEAFGDPRHQLQLLYGSYRLLMRLGDFRAALAAAQQSATLAEGAQDPAGLVVADFMLGTCYHFMGDQAAAQFYGERGMARAAEPGTVIPNFFGFDHRIYAPISLARTLWLRGFPDQARGIARNAVDGAASRDNPLSICVALTYGSPVFLWSGDFRTASDYVERLIEYAGRHSIEPYRAAGLGLKGALAIARVEVGPGVDLLRSALETLSARKLNILLTLFAGALAEGLHMSGQVEEALLTVDGAIARATDCGSTYDMPELLRIKAQILAAMPRHGRASAIGCLTEAIEVARVQSALALELRSTMTLARLLAEGGQRDQARHELALVHDRFTEGFQTEDLKQARALLEDLQSRS, from the coding sequence ATGAATGGTCGTCGTGATTTCCAGGCCAAGGACGCCCTTTCCTTTGGCCCGTTCAGTCTGTTGGTGGCCGGCAGGCTGCTCAAAAGGGCTGATGAGCCGATACCGCTAGGCGGACGCGCGCTCGATGTTCTGATCACGCTGACGGAGCGGGCTGGCGAGGTCGTCAGTTACAGGGAACTGATCTCGATTGCGTGGCCAAATGTAACGGTGGATGAGGCCAATCTCCGCGTTCAGATTGCCACCCTGCGGAAAGCCCTGGGTGACGGAGAGGGCGGCGCCCGTTACATATCGAACGTTGCCGGTCGCGGTTATTGTTTTGTCGCGCCTGTCACACGCCCGATAGGGCGGCCGATTGCGGCCGAAGGAAACGCTGACGGCGAGCGACCCAGGAAGCTGCCGCCGCGATTGGCACGGATGGTCGGTCGAGATGAAGCCGTTCGGGCCGTATCAGAGCAGCTCACCATGGGCCGCTTCGTGAGCATCGTCGGCCCAGGAGGAATTGGCAAGACGACCGTCGCCGTCTCTGTTGCGCATGCGTTATTGAACGGTTTCAGCGGCGCGGTCTCCTTTGTCGATCTTGGCGCGCTGACCAATCCCCAGCTCGTCCCAACGGCGGTCGCCTCGGCGCTCGGGTTCATGGTTCAGGCCAGCGACCCGTTCGGCAGCCTTGTGGCGTTTCTCGGCGACAAGAAGATCCTCCTCATTCTCGACAATTGTGAGCACGTGATTGAATCGGCATCGGTGTTGGCCGAACGGGTCGTCAGTGAGGCACCACAAGCGCATATCCTGGCGACCAGTCGCGAAGCGCTCCGTGTCGAAGGTGAACGCGTCCACTTATTGTATTCACTTGATTGTCCGCCCGCGGATGCCGACCTGACTGCCGCGGAAGCACTGAAATATCCTGCTGCCCAGCTATTCATGGAGCGGGCGACCGCTAGCGGCTATAGCGCATCGTTGAGCGATATCGATGCGCCGATCGTCGCCACGATCTGCCGCCGACTTGATGGAATCGCGCTAGCCATCGAGCTTGCCGCGAGTCGCACCGGGTCTCTCGGGATTCATGGAATTGCGGAGCTGCTCGACAATCGCTTCAGCTTGCTCTGGCACGGCCGCCGAACCGCGCTGCCCCGCCACCAGACCCTGAATGCGATGCTCGATTGGAGTTACAGCCTGCTTTCGGAGTGCGAAAGGGTTGTTCTTAGCAGACTCTCGGTCTTCGTAGGGGATTTCACGCTTGAGGCCGCCTGCTATCTTGCATCCGAGACGGAGATAGACCGGGCGAGTACTACAGAGACACTCGAAAGCTTGCTTGCGAAATCGCTGATATCGTCTATCCCAGTACACGGTCCCACATATTATCGGTTGCTCGACACGACGCGCGCCTATGCCGGAGCAAAGCTCGCCGAGCGGGGTGAAGCGAATCGCGTCGCCCGGCGGCACGCGAGCTTTTTTTCCAAATTTCTCCAACACGACGAGATCGTTCAATCGAGGTTAGGCGAGCAGGATCTTTCGGGATACACTTCGCACATTGGCAATGTGCGGGCGGCGCTCGAATGGGCATTCTCTGCCGACGGTGATGTCGCGGTTGGCGTGGAACTCGCTACCTGGGCGGCGCCCCTGTTCATCGGATTGTCACTGCTCGAGGAGTGCGACCGGTGGTGCGAACGGGCGCTCGCCTGCCTCGATAACGCAGCCCGTGGCACCAGACAGGAGATGATCCTTCAGGAGGCCCTTGCGTTATCATCGATGTATATAAGCGGAAACGCCGACCGGGTGCGCGCCGCGATCGAGCGCGGACTTGCGCTTGAGGAGGCGTTCGGCGACCCGCGTCACCAACTGCAGCTTCTTTACGGCTCGTATCGGCTTCTCATGCGGCTCGGCGATTTCCGTGCCGCGCTCGCGGCTGCGCAGCAGAGCGCAACGCTCGCGGAGGGCGCCCAAGACCCGGCGGGCCTGGTAGTCGCGGATTTCATGCTCGGCACCTGCTACCATTTTATGGGCGACCAGGCCGCTGCCCAATTTTACGGTGAGCGAGGCATGGCTCGCGCGGCCGAGCCTGGCACGGTCATCCCGAACTTCTTCGGGTTTGATCATCGCATCTACGCTCCCATTAGCCTCGCCCGCACCTTGTGGCTGCGCGGCTTTCCCGACCAGGCGCGCGGTATCGCAAGAAACGCCGTCGACGGAGCGGCGAGCCGAGATAATCCGCTTTCGATATGCGTTGCGCTGACCTACGGTTCGCCCGTCTTTCTTTGGAGCGGCGACTTCCGGACTGCCAGCGACTACGTCGAACGACTCATCGAATATGCGGGACGACACTCGATCGAGCCGTACCGCGCCGCCGGCCTCGGACTGAAGGGAGCCCTTGCCATTGCCCGCGTCGAAGTGGGACCCGGCGTCGACTTGCTACGGAGTGCGCTGGAGACCCTTTCCGCTAGAAAGCTGAATATCTTGCTTACGCTCTTTGCTGGAGCGCTGGCCGAGGGGCTGCACATGAGCGGGCAAGTGGAGGAGGCCCTCCTCACAGTCGATGGCGCAATCGCGCGCGCGACAGATTGCGGATCGACGTACGACATGCCCGAACTTCTGCGGATCAAGGCACAGATTCTTGCGGCGATGCCGCGGCATGGCCGGGCGTCGGCCATTGGTTGCCTGACCGAAGCGATCGAAGTCGCGCGCGTCCAATCAGCGCTCGCCCTGGAGCTGAGGTCGACGATGACCTTGGCGCGTTTGCTCGCCGAAGGCGGACAGCGGGATCAGGCACGTCATGAGCTTGCTCTCGTCCACGACCGCTTCACAGAAGGATTTCAAACCGAAGACCTCAAGCAGGCGCGCGCGCTCCTGGAAGATTTGCAGTCACGATCGTAA
- a CDS encoding carboxymuconolactone decarboxylase family protein, with protein sequence MINGFTLHETATAPAPSAEILSGVQKAWGFVPNLHRILAESPAALEAYSTLWGIAEKTGFTPQERNIVYLAIIYENECTYCMAGHTNLSRMAKVDNAVIAAVREGRPISDAKLEALRQFAAKVTRQRGVVSQADVAAFKAAGYDNRAVLDVLVLAATKLISNYSNHLAETPNDSFMKGAEWTPPGKLKPAA encoded by the coding sequence ATGATCAACGGATTCACGCTTCACGAGACTGCTACCGCGCCCGCACCCTCGGCCGAGATTCTGAGCGGCGTCCAGAAGGCTTGGGGGTTCGTGCCCAACCTGCACCGCATCCTCGCCGAGAGCCCGGCGGCGCTCGAGGCCTACAGCACGCTCTGGGGCATTGCCGAGAAGACGGGTTTCACGCCGCAGGAGCGCAACATCGTCTATCTCGCCATCATCTACGAGAACGAGTGCACCTATTGCATGGCGGGTCACACCAACCTCTCGCGCATGGCGAAGGTCGACAATGCCGTGATCGCTGCCGTCCGTGAAGGCCGCCCCATTTCTGACGCGAAGCTCGAGGCGCTGCGCCAGTTCGCCGCAAAAGTCACCCGCCAGCGCGGCGTGGTGAGCCAGGCCGATGTCGCAGCCTTCAAGGCTGCGGGCTACGATAACCGTGCTGTGCTCGACGTGCTCGTCCTCGCCGCGACCAAGCTGATCTCAAACTATTCCAACCACCTCGCCGAGACGCCGAACGATTCGTTCATGAAAGGCGCCGAATGGACGCCGCCTGGCAAGCTCAAGCCGGCCGCCTGA
- a CDS encoding GNAT family acetyltransferase yields the protein MNNSAAAQVLSITAIEDAEIPEVIALWQRCGSTRPWNDPASDIALARQGTNSTVLLGRHDGALVASVLVGHDGHRGWVYYVTVDPECRYAGFGRAIMNAAEEWLRARGIAKLQLMVRKENTKVHAFYQSIGYYNQETVTFAKWLDGREPTP from the coding sequence GTGAATAATTCTGCGGCCGCTCAAGTCCTGAGCATCACGGCGATCGAAGATGCCGAAATCCCCGAGGTGATTGCGCTGTGGCAGCGTTGCGGTTCGACGCGGCCATGGAACGATCCGGCAAGCGACATCGCGCTGGCGCGCCAGGGAACCAACTCGACGGTACTGCTGGGCCGCCATGACGGCGCGCTGGTCGCCTCCGTGCTGGTCGGCCATGACGGCCATCGCGGCTGGGTCTACTACGTCACCGTCGATCCGGAGTGCCGCTATGCAGGCTTTGGCCGCGCCATCATGAATGCCGCCGAAGAGTGGCTGCGTGCCCGCGGCATCGCCAAACTTCAACTGATGGTTCGCAAGGAAAATACCAAGGTCCACGCATTCTACCAGTCGATCGGCTATTACAACCAGGAAACCGTGACCTTCGCCAAATGGCTCGATGGCCGCGAGCCCACGCCATAG
- a CDS encoding SOS response-associated peptidase: MCGRFVITSPPAALRQIFGYAEQPNFPPRHNIAPTQPIPVVILENGGRRFRLMRWGLLPAWVKDPRKFSLLINARSETVQDKPAFKNAIKRRRVLVPADGYYEWQDSAGRKRPFFIHRRDGQPVGFAALAETWMGPNGEEIDSVAIVTAPASRDLTVLHHRVPVTIAPDDFERWLDGRANDAEAVMALLTGPAEGEFGWHEVSTRVNRVANDDAQLVLPISDEERAAEQPKPAKKTAARKAALAASEDDGQGSLF, translated from the coding sequence ATGTGCGGACGTTTCGTAATCACCTCGCCGCCGGCGGCACTTAGGCAGATTTTCGGCTATGCCGAGCAGCCCAATTTCCCGCCGCGGCACAATATTGCGCCAACCCAGCCGATCCCGGTCGTCATCCTCGAAAATGGCGGCCGGCGTTTCCGGCTGATGCGCTGGGGCCTGCTGCCGGCCTGGGTCAAGGACCCCCGCAAATTCAGCCTGCTGATCAACGCGCGTTCGGAGACGGTGCAGGACAAGCCGGCGTTCAAGAACGCCATCAAGCGCCGGCGGGTCCTGGTTCCGGCCGACGGCTATTACGAATGGCAGGATAGCGCCGGCCGCAAACGGCCATTCTTCATCCACCGCCGCGACGGCCAGCCGGTCGGCTTTGCGGCGCTGGCGGAAACCTGGATGGGGCCGAACGGCGAGGAGATCGACAGCGTCGCCATCGTCACCGCGCCGGCCAGCCGCGATCTGACCGTGCTGCATCACCGCGTGCCCGTGACCATTGCGCCCGATGATTTCGAGCGCTGGCTCGATGGCCGGGCCAACGACGCCGAAGCCGTCATGGCGCTGTTGACCGGGCCGGCCGAAGGCGAATTTGGCTGGCATGAGGTCTCGACCCGGGTCAATCGCGTCGCCAATGACGACGCGCAATTGGTCCTGCCGATCAGCGACGAGGAGAGGGCGGCGGAACAACCGAAGCCGGCGAAGAAGACCGCGGCGCGCAAAGCTGCGCTGGCAGCGTCCGAGGATGACGGGCAGGGGTCGCTGTTTTGA
- a CDS encoding L-threonylcarbamoyladenylate synthase: MNVGLKTLILPAGAAATAAAARALADGALVAFPTETVYGLGADATNAAAIARLYQAKGRPAFNPLIAHVGDLGAARQIGLFDAKALALAEAFWPGPLTLVLPKTADCAVADLATAGLDTVAIRIPAHPVAREILRLFGRPVVAPSANLSGHVSPTTAAHVQSDLNGRIDLIVDGGAVAVGVESTIVGCFEAPMLLRPGGLPRAEIERVLGRALVQPPVDADSDSGQPLAPGMLASHYAPRATVRLGAMRIEPGEALLAFGSHPVSGIDAASAVMNLSARGDLAEAAANLFGYLRALDTRGARTIAVMPIPDDGLGEAINDRLRRAAVGRK, encoded by the coding sequence GTGAATGTGGGCCTGAAAACGCTGATTTTGCCTGCCGGCGCGGCCGCGACCGCCGCCGCGGCGCGCGCGCTTGCCGATGGCGCCCTGGTTGCGTTCCCGACCGAGACCGTCTACGGCCTCGGCGCCGACGCCACCAATGCCGCCGCGATCGCCCGTTTGTACCAAGCCAAAGGCCGGCCGGCCTTCAATCCGCTGATCGCCCATGTCGGCGACCTCGGCGCCGCGCGGCAAATCGGGCTTTTTGACGCCAAAGCGCTGGCGCTTGCGGAAGCGTTCTGGCCGGGCCCGTTGACGCTGGTTTTGCCCAAAACAGCCGATTGCGCGGTGGCCGATCTCGCCACCGCCGGCCTCGACACCGTCGCGATCCGGATACCGGCGCATCCGGTGGCCCGAGAAATCCTGCGGCTGTTCGGCCGCCCGGTGGTGGCGCCGTCCGCGAACCTGTCGGGCCACGTCTCGCCGACCACGGCCGCCCATGTGCAAAGCGACCTCAACGGCCGGATCGACCTGATCGTCGATGGCGGCGCGGTCGCGGTCGGCGTCGAATCAACCATTGTCGGATGTTTCGAGGCCCCGATGCTGCTGCGCCCCGGCGGCCTGCCGCGCGCAGAGATCGAACGCGTGCTCGGCCGCGCGCTGGTTCAACCGCCGGTGGATGCCGACAGCGACAGCGGGCAACCCTTGGCGCCGGGCATGCTGGCGTCGCATTACGCGCCGCGCGCCACCGTGCGGCTGGGAGCAATGCGGATCGAGCCCGGCGAGGCGCTGCTGGCGTTTGGCTCCCATCCGGTTTCGGGAATTGACGCCGCATCCGCCGTGATGAATCTGTCCGCCCGCGGCGATCTTGCCGAGGCCGCGGCCAATCTGTTCGGCTATCTTCGCGCCCTCGACACCCGGGGCGCACGCACGATCGCGGTGATGCCCATTCCGGACGATGGATTGGGCGAGGCCATCAACGACCGGCTGCGCCGCGCAGCCGTGGGGCGGAAATGA
- a CDS encoding HAD family hydrolase, with product MDAIFFDLDGTLTDPKPGITRSIQYALQKLDQPVPSQDELTWCIGPPLRDSFVTLLGGDSRTDLAVTLYRERFGDVGLYENAVYPDIEHILGALKQSHGRLFVATSKARVFAERIIEHFGLGSYFEQVFGAELDGTRVHKSDLLAYSLDKAAVEASRALMIGDRSHDIIGAKNNGMDALGVLYGYGSREELIEAGARHVCASPRAVLDHITGRSG from the coding sequence ATGGACGCGATCTTCTTCGATCTCGACGGCACGCTGACGGATCCGAAACCCGGCATCACCAGGTCGATCCAGTATGCGCTGCAAAAACTCGATCAGCCGGTGCCGTCGCAGGACGAACTGACCTGGTGCATCGGCCCGCCGCTGCGCGATAGCTTCGTCACGTTACTGGGCGGCGACAGCCGGACCGACCTGGCCGTGACGCTCTACCGCGAACGCTTCGGCGATGTCGGCCTGTACGAGAACGCCGTCTATCCCGATATCGAACACATCCTGGGCGCGCTGAAGCAGTCGCATGGCCGGCTGTTCGTCGCCACCAGCAAGGCCAGAGTGTTTGCCGAGCGCATCATCGAGCACTTCGGCCTCGGCAGCTATTTCGAGCAGGTGTTTGGCGCCGAACTGGACGGCACACGAGTCCACAAGAGCGATCTCCTGGCCTACTCCCTCGACAAGGCAGCCGTGGAGGCGTCGCGGGCGCTGATGATCGGCGACCGCAGCCACGACATCATCGGCGCGAAAAACAACGGCATGGACGCACTCGGCGTGCTCTACGGCTACGGCAGCCGCGAAGAGCTGATCGAGGCCGGCGCCCGCCATGTCTGCGCCAGCCCACGCGCCGTGCTCGACCATATTACGGGGCGCTCCGGCTGA
- a CDS encoding FAD-binding oxidoreductase, which yields MNIVQAAVPPLAPELIAKFRAIVGDKYAVTDAADIAPYVTEERDLFHGRSPLVLRPGSTAEVSAICKLASEHRIALVPQGGNTGLVGGQTPHNGEVVISMRRLDKIREVDAASNTMTCEAGVVLQVAQQRASAVDRLFPLSLGAEGSCTIGGNLSTNAGGTAALAYGVAREMALGLEVVLADGRILNALSKLKKDNTGYDLRNLFIGAEGTLGIITAATLKLFPKPRAIETAYVGLKSPAQALKLLSIAQNEAAGSLTSFELLADIAVDFSIRHGIDIRDPLTGKHPWYVLMELSSSRDDARDALESILAKGMEDGIVDDAVIAANLTQRAAFWKLRDEMSAAQKPEGGSIKHDISVPVAAVPDFIEAANAAVVKLIPGSRPVPFGHLGDGNIHYNVSQPVGGNAADFLARWHEVNEVVFAIVLRMGGSISAEHGIGVLKRDELPEVKDKVAIELMRGIKAMLDPLGIMNPGKVL from the coding sequence ATGAATATCGTTCAAGCCGCCGTGCCGCCGCTTGCACCCGAACTGATCGCGAAATTCCGCGCCATCGTCGGCGACAAATATGCGGTCACGGATGCGGCCGACATCGCGCCTTACGTCACCGAGGAGCGCGATCTGTTCCACGGCCGCTCGCCTTTGGTGTTGCGCCCGGGCTCGACCGCGGAAGTCTCCGCGATCTGCAAGCTGGCGTCAGAACACCGCATCGCGCTGGTGCCGCAGGGCGGCAACACCGGGCTCGTCGGCGGACAGACCCCGCATAATGGCGAGGTCGTAATCTCGATGCGGCGGCTGGACAAAATCCGCGAGGTTGACGCCGCCTCCAACACCATGACCTGCGAGGCCGGGGTGGTGCTGCAGGTTGCCCAACAGCGCGCCAGTGCGGTCGACCGGCTGTTTCCGCTCTCGCTCGGCGCCGAGGGAAGCTGCACCATCGGCGGCAATCTCTCCACCAATGCCGGCGGCACGGCGGCACTGGCCTATGGCGTGGCGCGCGAGATGGCGCTCGGGCTCGAAGTGGTGCTGGCGGACGGGCGGATCCTGAACGCGCTGTCGAAGCTGAAAAAGGACAACACCGGCTACGATCTGCGCAATCTCTTCATCGGCGCCGAAGGCACGCTCGGCATCATCACCGCGGCGACGCTAAAACTATTTCCAAAGCCGCGCGCGATCGAGACCGCCTATGTCGGCCTCAAATCGCCGGCGCAGGCGCTCAAGCTGCTGTCGATCGCGCAGAACGAGGCCGCCGGCAGCCTCACCAGTTTCGAATTGCTGGCCGACATCGCGGTGGATTTCTCGATCCGTCACGGCATCGACATCCGCGATCCGCTGACCGGCAAGCACCCCTGGTATGTGTTGATGGAATTGTCGTCCTCGCGCGACGATGCCCGCGATGCGCTGGAATCGATCCTGGCGAAAGGCATGGAAGACGGCATTGTCGACGATGCCGTGATCGCGGCGAATTTGACCCAGCGCGCGGCGTTCTGGAAACTGCGCGACGAGATGTCCGCGGCGCAGAAGCCGGAAGGCGGCTCGATCAAGCACGACATCTCCGTGCCGGTCGCAGCCGTGCCCGATTTCATCGAAGCGGCCAATGCGGCCGTGGTGAAGCTGATCCCGGGTTCGCGGCCGGTGCCGTTCGGCCATCTCGGCGACGGCAATATCCACTACAATGTCAGTCAGCCGGTCGGCGGCAACGCCGCCGACTTTCTGGCACGCTGGCACGAGGTCAACGAGGTCGTGTTCGCGATCGTGCTGCGGATGGGCGGGTCGATCTCCGCCGAGCACGGCATCGGCGTGCTCAAGCGCGACGAATTGCCCGAGGTCAAGGACAAGGTCGCGATCGAACTGATGCGCGGCATCAAGGCGATGCTCGATCCGCTCGGGATCATGAACCCCGGAAAAGTGCTGTGA
- a CDS encoding SDR family oxidoreductase → MNATNQSKIVPDKVLVTGASGLLGVAAIEKFLSAGWEVVGVSRRKPELPSGRDVEFLSVDLRDEETARVAFEPLTDITHIAYTALHEKPELVAGWSSKEQIETNNAMLRNVVEPIVRTASNFQHISILQGTKVYGVHLHPIPIPARERDARRDHQNFFFDQEAYVRERGARHGFSYTALRPQLVTGPTPGALNVLPAIGVYAAIRREKGEPFGFPGGPSFVWEAADADLVADVMVWAAHSPKAANEAFNITNGDVFEWRNVWPALAETLGVETGPDMPMSVTAYLEENADIWDRIVAKYDLRSRSLRELVGQGDQHADFAFAYGAPEGPRAFVSTVKLRQAGFTKTIDTEDAFRNALQFLIDNRLLPPAVTRAGQRGSEGRRAPREERKGSAIKRTVS, encoded by the coding sequence ATGAACGCGACCAATCAAAGCAAGATCGTTCCAGACAAGGTGCTGGTCACGGGTGCAAGTGGCCTGCTGGGGGTCGCCGCGATCGAGAAGTTTCTCTCCGCCGGCTGGGAGGTGGTCGGCGTCTCACGCCGCAAGCCCGAGCTGCCGAGCGGCCGGGATGTTGAGTTTCTGTCGGTCGATCTGCGGGACGAGGAGACGGCCCGCGTCGCGTTCGAGCCGCTGACTGACATCACGCACATCGCCTACACGGCCCTGCACGAGAAACCCGAGCTGGTCGCTGGCTGGTCGAGCAAGGAACAGATCGAGACCAACAACGCCATGCTGCGCAACGTCGTGGAACCCATCGTTCGCACCGCGTCCAATTTCCAGCATATCAGCATCCTGCAGGGAACGAAGGTCTACGGCGTGCACCTGCACCCGATCCCTATCCCGGCCCGCGAACGCGATGCCCGCAGGGACCACCAGAACTTCTTTTTCGACCAGGAAGCCTATGTGCGTGAGAGGGGCGCCCGGCACGGCTTCAGCTACACGGCACTGCGTCCGCAGCTCGTCACCGGTCCCACCCCAGGTGCTTTGAACGTTCTCCCTGCCATCGGTGTCTACGCAGCGATCCGTCGCGAGAAGGGCGAACCGTTCGGATTTCCTGGCGGTCCGTCGTTCGTCTGGGAAGCCGCCGATGCAGACCTCGTGGCCGACGTGATGGTCTGGGCTGCGCACTCGCCCAAGGCGGCGAACGAGGCGTTCAACATCACCAATGGCGACGTGTTCGAATGGCGCAATGTGTGGCCGGCCCTGGCCGAAACCCTCGGTGTCGAAACCGGGCCTGACATGCCAATGAGTGTGACGGCCTACCTCGAGGAAAACGCGGATATCTGGGACCGGATCGTCGCGAAGTACGATCTTCGCTCGCGGAGCTTACGGGAACTGGTTGGCCAGGGGGACCAGCACGCGGACTTCGCGTTCGCCTACGGCGCCCCGGAAGGACCTCGGGCATTCGTGAGTACCGTCAAGCTGCGCCAGGCTGGGTTCACAAAGACGATTGACACCGAGGACGCCTTCCGGAACGCGCTGCAGTTCCTGATCGACAACAGGCTTCTGCCGCCCGCCGTGACTCGTGCAGGACAGAGAGGGAGCGAAGGACGGCGAGCACCGCGCGAGGAAAGGAAAGGGAGCGCGATCAAGAGGACTGTTTCATGA
- a CDS encoding NUDIX domain-containing protein: protein MTISERVRVKNVQILSDDYYVLKKTTFEYHRGNGEWQTQDRETYDRGNCATVLPYNLAQRTVVLVRQFRYPAYVNGYDDLLIEAAAGVLDGEAPEVRIRAEAEEETGYRLGDIKKIFEAFTSPGSVTEKLHFFVAEYDPSMRIGSGGGLADEGEDIEVLELPIDQALAMIADGRIVDAKTIMLLQHAALHIFR from the coding sequence ATGACCATCTCCGAACGCGTCCGCGTCAAGAACGTGCAGATCCTCTCCGACGATTATTATGTGCTTAAGAAGACCACGTTCGAATACCACCGCGGCAATGGCGAGTGGCAGACGCAAGACCGCGAAACCTATGACCGCGGCAACTGCGCTACCGTACTGCCCTATAACCTCGCTCAGCGCACCGTGGTGCTGGTGCGCCAGTTCCGCTACCCGGCCTACGTCAACGGCTACGACGATCTGCTGATCGAGGCCGCCGCGGGCGTACTGGACGGCGAAGCGCCCGAGGTGAGGATCCGCGCCGAGGCGGAGGAGGAAACCGGGTACCGGCTCGGCGATATCAAGAAGATCTTCGAGGCCTTCACCAGTCCGGGCTCGGTGACCGAGAAACTGCACTTCTTCGTCGCCGAGTATGATCCTTCGATGCGGATCGGCAGCGGCGGCGGCCTCGCAGACGAAGGCGAGGACATCGAGGTGCTGGAATTGCCGATCGACCAGGCGCTCGCCATGATCGCCGACGGCCGCATCGTCGACGCCAAGACCATCATGCTGTTGCAACACGCGGCGCTGCATATTTTCAGGTGA
- a CDS encoding NUDIX hydrolase, whose translation MVAPLQPSRPQLAVSGAIFRDGKVLLVRRARSPGKGFYSFPGGRVEFGESLHTALHREVDEETGLKIEIVDLAGWREVLPGTGGGGHYLIMSFAARWRAKEPVLNDEHDDFKWLEPDAIGDLQVTGGLQEVIAAARRLI comes from the coding sequence TTGGTCGCCCCCCTGCAACCGTCCCGTCCCCAGCTCGCCGTCAGCGGCGCGATCTTTCGCGATGGCAAGGTGCTGCTGGTGCGCCGCGCCCGTTCGCCGGGCAAAGGCTTCTATTCGTTCCCCGGCGGACGGGTCGAATTCGGCGAATCGCTGCATACCGCCCTGCACCGCGAGGTCGATGAGGAAACCGGACTGAAAATCGAGATTGTCGACCTTGCCGGCTGGCGCGAAGTACTGCCGGGAACCGGCGGCGGCGGGCACTATCTGATCATGTCGTTCGCGGCCCGCTGGAGGGCCAAGGAGCCGGTCCTGAACGACGAACATGACGACTTCAAATGGCTCGAGCCCGATGCAATCGGCGATCTCCAGGTCACCGGCGGCCTCCAGGAGGTCATTGCCGCCGCCCGGCGGCTGATTTAG